Within the Pseudomonas chlororaphis subsp. aurantiaca genome, the region AGAAGGGCAAGGCGAAGGCCAAGGGCAAGAAAAAGAAATCCGACAAGCCACTGAAGGTGGTCGATGTGAAACCGGCCTGAGTGGCCACAGCAGGAGATTCAAGATGACTGTCACTCTCAAGCAACTGCAACAGATCCTCCCCAGCGCCGGCACTCAAGCCGGCGTTTTTGTTCCTGCCCTCAACGCGGCCATGAGCAAGTACGCGGTCGTCGGCCGGCTGCGGATCGCGGCGTTCATCGCCCAGATCGGCCATGAGTCCGGCCAGCTGCAATGGGTGCGTGAGCTGGGTAACGACCAGTACCTGAGCAAGTACGACACCGGCACTCTGGCTGCTCGGCTGGGTAATACCCCGGAGGTCGATGGTGATGGCCAGAAGTATCGCGGCCGTGGGTTGATCCAGGTCACCGGCCGGGCCAACTATCAGGCGTGCAGCGAAGCGCTGTTTGTTGATTCGCGACTGCTCAACACCCCTGAGTTGCTGGAAAACCCGGTCTATGCCGCGCTGTCGGCGGGGTGGTTCTGGCAACGGGCGGGTTTAAACAGTCTGGCCGACAAGGGTGACTTTTTCACGATCACCAAGCGTATCAACGGTGGGACCAACGGCCTGGTGGATCGTGAGGCGCTGTATGAGCGTGCATTGAAGGTGCTGGCGTGAAGGCCCCGGGCTGGTTGTTGCCGGCCCTGGCCTTAGTGCTGGGGCTCGCCCTGGGCGGCTGGCTGGCCTGGACATGGCAGGCAAATGTTTACGGTAAGGCGCTGGCCGATCAGGCTGATGCGTACAGCAAAGATCGCGAGCAGGCTGCCGCTGCGGTGATCAATTGGCAGGAAACCCAGCAGGACGCGCGGCGGTTGCTGGAGGATCAGCTGCAAGCGAATGATGAAACCTACTACAAGGAATTGCGCGATGCCCAATCGAACCAGGCTCGTCTGCGTGACCGGCTGGCTACTGCTGATCTCCGGCTGTCAGTCCTACTCGCCACCACCACCCAGGGTGATAGCTGTGGGGTGCCAGCCACCGCCGGCGCCGGCGGCCTGGTTCATGGAGCGGCGAGAGCCGAACTTGACCCAGCGCATGCTCAACGAATTGTCGCCATCACTGGTGACGGTGATCAAGGATTGATCGCTCTGGCCGCGTGCCAAGAATATGTTAGGAGAGTGGTTACAGCGAAGTAGAAGGAGGATCGATGAAATGTTGTTCCGTATTACGATAGGCCTTTCATCGATCTCTCTCGCAATTTTAGATTAAATAGACACACCTGCATGACAGACATCTAATTAATGTGGCTTCAGCTTTCGTATAATAATTTATTGCACCTAGAATTTGATGAATGCTTCGACCTCATCTTCCCCAAGTATTCTACCCGTTGGCTTGAATCCAAATTTTTCATAGAACTTTTCGGGACTTCCTTCACCTTGACCATAACCTACCCGCAGCTCGCTGAAACCTCGTATTTTCAGATCATTAATCAGCATCTGCACGGCTGCTTTGGCGAATCCAAAACCCTGATAGGGGCCTGCGATCATCAAACGTGTTAACATGGCGCCGGGATAATCAATATCTTCGTCGTAATCAGCTCCTATATGCAGCATGATAAAGCCAACTAAAGTTTCGTCAGCATAAATAGAGCGAAACCAGGCGTTTTCTGAGAAGTGTGCTTCAGCAATTGAATCCCCGTTATCTGCCACCATGTCGCGTTGTTCAGGAGACAACGTATTGCTTAGCTGGCAAACATCCCATACGGTTTTTGATGATATTCTTCTAAAAGTAATTTTTGATTTTTTCGAAAGCGGTTTTTCGAGCATTAGATATTTTTCCTTCGTGCATCTTGCAAAGATTTACTCTAGCATTAGATTTTAATTTTTCGCATGTAAAATATTGTTGTCAAACTGTTGTTGATTTGTGTGTGATGTGTAATTTATTAGGCGCTAAAATCGGGAGGGCTGTTCTGATGCTGCTTCCGGGGGACCTGGTCAGCTTGCTATATGCTTTCAACAGAGCGTTACTGTGGCTACGCAAACAAAGTGAGTACCCCATAGAAACCGCCGACATGTACCTTTAGACGATCCCCGCCAGTATTCTCGCCGCAGTAGTGCATGGGGAGGTTGACCTAAACGAATTAGCTTGGCGTGAGCTGACCTCACGGGGGGTGAACTCGGAAGGGAAGTGGGTGGGGTTTCAAGAGGCCGAACGACTACAAGCGCTCTGAAGCAAAGGCCTCGGCGTAGCCGGGGCCTTTGTTTCTTACTTTGAAATGAATCGGCAGATATGCTTTCATCAATGCTTTGAGTTTTCTATTCAGCCATTGCCCACCGCCTACTTGGTAGGGTTGAAAGAGACCTTCTTGGCGTTGCCGCTCCAGTACTTGGCACTCATGCAGGCCGTCCAGAACAGTTCGATGGAGTCTTGCTCCCCGTGGAGCATGCCTTGCAACTTCGCAAGGATCTCCGATAGGAGAATCGTTTCGCCATGGCGCAGTTTGACAATCCACGTCAACTCCGCTTTCGGCTCGTTCCAGTAACAAACGCCGCAATCGCCGATGTCACGGTCTCCATCTAGCGCGAGGTTCTGGGTCAGGGTTTCATAGGGATTGATGCCTAGGACGGGCTTCGAGTAGTTCAGGCGATGATGGTCATACCAGTCGTCGCGCTGCGCCTTGGTCCAGTAGATGACGACCTCGTCTCTGATCTGCGCCTTGATGTCATCAATGCCGCGATGACGATAGATATAGTCATCCGCGACTTCATCGGACATGGTGCTGCCAAACTGACCTAGTGTGATCATGCTGATCGGAAGATCCTTTGATGGAGGCAACTTCTGCGCCTCTTCGCCACCGTGACCTCGGACATAAACTCTGTAGATTGTCATTGGGTAATCCTTTGGTTGACAACTTCCTTGAACGGTTAGGTGTAGCACAGGCGTAGCTTTTCGCAAGAAGCTGAGGAAGCAGAGAGTCGAATAAGAGGATGGCTACGTTTATCTGGAAAGGTGCCAGGCGTTTTGGGGCTTGGAGCAGGGGGCTGTAAATAAAACAGTCCCCCCTTTTCGATTTATTCCGTATTAAATGGGAGTGAACGTTACCGTCGCACTTCCAGAGTTATCGCGGACACTGTAATGATCTACGATAAAAACATAAACTGGCTTGTTACCGTCAACTTTAATTATAGTTCCTTCCGACGTGTTAACCGTATAGTACCATTTTTCACAGTTTCCATCCTTGTGCGAGGTCGTATTGAAAAGAATGACCTGATGTATATAAGTGTTCGGCTTAAATTGCATCGTATCTTCCGATAGCGTGACTGCGTACTGACCGGCCGCCAGATTTACAGGTATTGCCCCGCTGCCGCTTTCTGAAAGATTCGACAGATTTATTGCCGAAAGCGCATCTATCGTAATTTTGGTATTAGACATGTCGTTGACTTCCTTGTTCGACCGAAGTTGGTCAAAATTACTATAGTCAGGTTTCTATTTTTTGGAAATTTCGTTTCTTCAATTTCTTCGATCATTTCCGAGAGCCCTTCGTAGGATAGCAGGCCCCACCAGTGCTGGCCTTGCGCCCCGGCTTTTCAAAGCTCGCAACGACGGCTCAGAGGGAGGCGGGGTATCGGGGGGCAATTTAGGGTAAAGCGGGAATCTGTAAGCGCCAGGATACGCCTAGCGCAATGGTCGAAATCACTGTTACAAAATATAAGAGGATTCGGTTGATAGTGAGGAAAGCGGGTAGGGCTAGCAATGTGATCGTGCGTACTCGCGGTGTTTACTAGCTTTAGACTAGTGATGTGCACGTATAGCTGTGGCTTTGATTGGTACAAAATTGGTACATGGGGCTTTTGGTTGGTCTGCGGTCCTTTATTCTTGAGGGCCTTAAGAAGAATGTGTCCAATCCATCATCGACGCTGCCCAGATGCTCGCCAGATCGACCGTTGGCTGGCAGCCACGCAGCTACCAAAGGCAAAAAAAATCCGGAGCCCTCGAAGGGGCTCCGGATCGCCAGGGCATGCCGGGCTGTGGATTGGCAACTCTTCCCACTCACTCACAGGTGGCGTAGTACTTCTTCCCGTTTTTCTCTTTGAATGAATAGGCGTGACAGCTCCAGAGGCGAGTATTGAGGTCCGTTGTCTTGTAGATATAGACAGTCAGGTGTTGCTGACCCTCGAAGGGGTCGCTCTTGGGGTCTAGGTGCCACAGACTCTTTTTCAGGTAGAGAACGGTGTTGGCAATGCTGTTATAGCCGTTGGTGATTGATGCGTTCGCCGAGTTCTTGAGCGCATCCTCAATAGTGGTGTTATTTCCATCGGTGGACTTGGTCGCACGTTGTTGCTCGCTGAGGGGACTCGATTCCCAGCTCGTGCAAGGGTCAGCCGTGCAAAGGTACACATCCGCCAAGGCATGGTTGGAAAACGCAGCCAAGCCGAGCGTCGAGACCAAGGGGAGTAGGCAGGCTCTGAGTATTTTCATTGGAATCCTTCCCAATCGGAGTTTGATAGGTAAAACGGTGAATGACGATCAGCCCTTGGCCCTGTACCGACAGCCTCCTAGCAGACAGGGGCAGGAATTGTGATAGACCTTAGTCCCACCTCGGCGGTTTTCAAGGTAGTGACTGGGCAGAGCCCGGTAAAGAGTTGCTCGATGAGGGCCCAGCAGTTCGGTGCGCTCCCTGGGCTCGACCGGGTCAAGCCACTCTCGGGCCAGTTCCGGCACCAGGGCGACCGGCCGTTGGCCCGTATGCGATTTGAGGCGATGAACTGTGTGTTTTGAATTCATACTGATCATCACTAGGTAACCCAAAAGCCATCCTGATATTTACCACCTTTAGCACCGGCTTTCGCCCAGTTCCTGATGCTGGAGTGGATCGCCATCAGAGCTAATATGTAAGCCACCACACAAGCGGATGGTTGCTTAGAAGTTGCTACAAGGGCCAGGCTTGGACGCCTTATAAGCAGCAATGCGGGAGGATTGTGGAGAACTATGCCCAATCCATCATTGGATCGATCTGGGTTCTGAGCCGCTAGGAGCGCCTACGAAATCAGTTCCGCAATCAGAACCATGACCCGCGTAGATCGTGGGGCCCAGCCTTTTTAAAGAATGGCGCTTGCGGAACGGATCTTTCATTAACTAATTGAAAATATTGAGGTTTTATCTGGATTGCAAATCCGCCTTCGCCGGCTCGATTCCGACCTCGGCCTCCACACTGAAAAGCCCGTAGATCAACGATGTGCGATTTTTTTGGCTGGAAGAACGCATCCTCAAGCCGTTCAGCTTTCTTCAGAATTGTCTTCGAGACATGCGCGACCGCTGTGGATAGAGTGGTCCCGCTTGCCCGGCCAGGTGTGTTTACGATGGATTGCTGAACGGCCAACAGCTGGTCAGGGTGGGCACCCATTCAGATAGAAGCTGCCGCGGGTGTTGTGTTCTCGGTCTGCCTTTTCGACACTGCAGGCCCATAGCGCCGCCATCCACGATCCCCAAGTTGGTTGGGTTACACCGTACGTCGTACATAACGAACCCATTGAGACATTGCGCCCTCTACCGAATACACCCATTTGGAGAGTCAGCCATGTACGGCGACGCGAAGGTGCAGGCGTTTTCCGCCTTTCATGACTTGCTGACGAATCCCGAAGTCCGGATGGATGCTCAGGAGCAGGACGATGAGCTGCTGCGGCTCGTCGACAACTTCAAGGCGAAGGGAATTATCGACGGGGAAGAGCGCAAGACCCTGATCGAGGTGGCGACAGTGGCCTATGCCCGCGCTGTGGAAGGCGTTGGAGGCGGGACCTAGACGAGTCCGGCTTCACCTGATCGGCAAGCTGCAAGCCTTTTAAAATCAGATGGTTACGTCGTTTTTGTTGTGCTAACCTATTGAAATATCTGGTTTTATCAGTGGAATGCGATTCCATCTGCGCCGGTTCGGTTCTGGCAGTTGCTCCCACTTATAAAAATAGCTCTGTAGATCGATGATTTACGGAGCCTTTTTGTTTTTGGCCGCACTCGACATCCAGTCTTGAATTTGACGCCAACGAACTTGCTTCAAGGGTAGGGGATGTATATATTTCACCCCCTTGCCGCAAGGCGCTGAAACGGCTCAAGCAATTCGAGCCTCTCAGATTGCAACACCGCGCTACCGCCCGAATGGCGAAACTGGTAGACGCATGGGACTTAAAATCCCCCGCTCGTAAGGGCGTGCCGGTTCGATTCCGGCTTCGGGCACCATCTATCTCAAGGGTTTGCTGGCGAAAGCTGATGCAAACCCTTGTTCGTTTCCGGTCTGCACATTCAAATCCGCTCTGCGATTTACGCGGTTGGAGAGAGGCTTTCTTGTCTTTCTGATGGCGGAGGTATTTCTCTTTCATCACCACTGGGCAAGTGGTGACGGACGTATTGCAGAGACGTCTACGCCGCTCTGCAGATGGATGTAATAAGGCCATTAGGTGTTTCGGAAAGTGATTCTGGTGCTGCTGATCAACTGCTTGAGCGGCTGCGCCGCGGTGGCGATGCGCATGGACTACGACCACCCTTGCCCCTACAAGGGCGTGCGCCTGGACTGGTGGTTGGTAGGCACCTCCCATGGAAAGCTGATTCCCTTTTTACTGATTGACGCACCGTTTTCCTTGGTGGTCGATACGGTGTTCTTCCCCTTCGAGTATCAGTACAGCTGCAATGACTAATCTGTTTCGGCTTTCGTCCGCAGAGGGGGTTGTAAGCCCTGTGCAACTCGCCCACGGCCTTGGGTGATGCGTATTCGCCATTAGCACACCAGCCCTAATCGTCTGCTACCGAGGCCAGGCTTATAGTGCGGACGACCATCCTCGTCGGGGTGGCTCTCACAAGAAAGTGCCGATACGAAAAAGGAGATTCACCATGTCATTCAAGAAAATCGTCTACGCCTCCGCCGTGGTCCTGGCCCTCACCGCCTCGAACGCCCACGCATTCGCCAGAGACTGTAACGACTCGCTGTGGAAGTTCAGCGGCATCGAAGCACTGACCTGCATCTTCTCGGGCCAATGGTGATTTGCCGTTTCCTGGGTTGAAGCTGTCCCAACGACAAGGCTGACTGTGAATGGCTAATCCGGTCAGCCTTGTTGCTTTTCCATTCGGGCGCAAGTCGCGCTGCTCTCAATCCTCCATCCAGGCTGCGTCGATATTGGCCGGCTGCGGAGAAGGCTGAAAGAGAGGGGGCTGCTGGCGGGTAAAACGCAGCAGTCTGCAAGGCATTCTGGATGCTTGATCTTCGATATGACGGTCAATGAGTACCCGAGTGCTATGTTCACCCCGTCACGGCCTGCAACATCCGGCGATATCGGGCGTCAAGTCTCGGTTTTATTACGTTTTTCAGGTGAGTTTTTTCTGTTGAAGCGTGCCGAGATGTCTTGGTAGGTCTCGTTATCGGTTGCAGCAAGCAGTGTCTGACCATCCTTTAAGGTGGCTAGAAATGTCACCTCGGTATTGTGGCCCGCCAGAAGATAGCCGGCGACGGCGCCCACAGGCCCCAGAAGCATCGCGCCAACCATTCCAAGGCCTATGGCGCTCTTAATGTTCTTGTTCGAGTCGGTATTTTCGACGGTCAGGTCCTTGAACTCGGAGACGAGAAAGCTTTTCCCTATTAGCGGCTTGTTGGCGGTTTTGAGCGTGATGGTTCCGCGCAGATACTCCGCGTCACCCTGGGGGAAGTCACCGGCCAGCACTATGATCTTTGCCATCTGGAAAGGCCCCAGGCGATCATTTTTAGGGGGCCATTGCGCGCCTTAAGGGATAGGGCGTCAACGCTGCGACGACGACTGGCGGCACCATTGGTCTATGACGGGGCAGAAGCGTTGCCGGGCCTGGGCATGGACAGGCATGCGCGGGCAGAGAAGAGTCGAGGCGGCAACGCTCAAGGCTGCGCTCGACGCGGGATTCGAGGCTCGGAGGCGCCAGGTATCGACGAAGCAGGGAGTGGATGCATGCGTCCAAGTGCTGGCCGGGCGAGTTTGGATCAGTGTGGAACAGCGGATACACTTGCCGCCGAGCCTCTGGTGGGCTGGACGGACGAACCAAGGAAGCGCTTCAGTGATTATTATTCAAAACCCGGCACCCAAACTGTCTTATGCAGAACTTGCCAAGATGATTGAGCAGAAGCGGGCGGTAGAGCAGATCAATCTGCTTGACGCCAAATTGAATCCAGCCTTCCTGGCCAGACTTGAGGCTGCGATAGAACAGGCGGATGGGCAGCAGGACGTTCAGCCGATTCTCCCTATCGAAGTTTGACCGACCTGGCGCCGGGTAATGCTCGGCCAGATCCGACAACAGTGCTCCCTTTCAAGACAAGGACGAATGATGCGAATTTTTACCGGTGAATGGGCTCGATGGCTGATGGCGGCGGGTATCGCCGCCTTGGCAATGGCGAGTAACGCGCAGGCGCAAACGACGCCTCAGGCTGCCCGGGAGATAAAGGGCTTGCTGGACTTTGTCGAGCACAGCCAATGCCAGTTCGTACGTAATGGCACCGAATACCCAGCCCCTCAGGCACGGCAGCACCTGGAGAAAAAGCTGAATTACCTCGAGGGCAAGAACATGGTGAGCAGCGCGGAGGACTTTATCGATCTCGCCGCCACTAAAAGCAGCATGAGCGGCAAGGCTTATGAGGTGCGCTGCGCTGCTGGATCGCAACCGGCAAGCGCCTGGTTGAAGGCCGAGCTGCAGAGACAGCGTCAGTTGCACTGAAGCGTTCTCAGGTTAAAACAAGCCCAGCTCGTTGCTGGGCTTTTTGTTTTTTGAAAAATGCAAAAGCGCTGAGCTCCCTCAACGGATCATCGATATGGAGACAGGCGACCGACTGCTCCAACGGTCAGCCGGTCGCGGCAGGGGAGATCAGCTACTCCAGCATGAATCACTCAGGAGATGACCGGAATATCCTCGATAAACTTGATCCGCTCGCCGTTGTAGAAGATTTCGATAGCGGTATAGCGCGGCGAGTTGGGAGGCATTACCCGGGTGAACCTGACTTGTGCGCAGCTGAGTTGCTGAATCCATTGCCCCGGCCTTTGCACCAGGTGCAGGTCCAGCAAGAGTATGGTCGGGTTGATGCCTTGTGGCGTTCGCATCGTCAGGTAGGCTTCGACCCCTGGGTTGGCAACTTCAACGTCTCCGACGACATGAAGTTCGTCCGGTTTGGGTGGCATGGTGTTCAGCCAGGCATGCCAGTTGGTGCATTTCGTAGTCATTTTTCTGTTCCTTGAGAAATGAAGCTCGAAGCTTGGGTACTGCGGTTTCGTATGGCCCTTCGTGTGCCATCGAATCGAATGCCGGCTGTCCGATCCTCCATATCCAAGAGCGGCGCTGAGAGGTCGGATGAATGCGACCGGAAATCCATGCTTAAAGGTGTAGATGAGGAACGGGGCAAGGCACCGCGGTCTGGACGAGTGGTACTCATTGGTGGTGCCTGGGCTGTCATTTTTCCCTGACTTTTGGCGTATATCGAGCGTGATCTTTATTCGTTTGCGTGTCTTCATAGTCCGTTGAAGCACTGGCGTGTTGCCACGCTCACAAGGAGGTTCCAGGTGATAGCAAAGCTGCTCGTGACGATCGGGATAATCTTCTACGCCGTTGTGGTACCGGTGCTGGAGATCAATCAGACCCATGTTTTCAATCCGGCCTGGGAGCCGCACGCACGGTTGCATGAGGTCTGGCAGCTGTTCACCAATACGGCGATCGGTGCATTCAGCCTGTGGCTGGTGTGGTTTAAGGGCAATCTTCGCCTGTCCAGCCTGCTGACGGTGTTCGTCACGGGTGGCTTCTTGCTGGCTTACGGGCTTCGACAGTCTTACGGTGGATCGATGGTGCTCACCGATGGTTCGGAGAAGTTGATCCTGGGCCTCAACCTGGGGCTCTTTGCCTACACCCTGGCGATCCTGCTGGCGGCGATCGCGGTTGCGATCGACCGACGCCAACCAAGGGTGCGACTCTGAGCCAGAGCGGTTCTGTAGAAGCAAGAAAGCAGAAGCCCGGACATGGCCGGGCTTCGTTGGATGGCTGCCTGTTCAGCGTGAGTAGGGCTTGTCTTCACGCCGCGTATTTTCGACCGACAACCTGCGTCTACGCCTTTGAACCCAGCTCCAGAGGGCGTGCACAGGATGAATGAACATCGCCAGCACGCACAGCAGCAGGACAATGAAGATGGAGATCAGACCGAGACCTTCATGGGAAAACATCGTGGGTTACTCCTGTAGTTCACTTTGTCGGTCCCAGAAGGGTAGGCACTCAGATGCTTCGCTTCATGAAGGTTGCTTAAAGATAATTTCATCCATGCACGAGTCGTGAGGGCATAGGAGGGCGGAGGCAGATACTAAAAAGCCCGGCGCTGGGCCGGGCTTTTCATGCGAGACGATGCTGACCAACCGGCGGTGTTGAAACCGATTCAGCTGGAGAGCATGAGGCTGGGTCTATCGATCATTCTTGCTCGAGGAGACGCTGGCTTTGCCCAGGCCTTTCGAGTTGTGGTCACCGGGCGTGGTGTCCGAGATCGCGGTGGCTTTTGACAGCCCGCGGGTATCTTTGGAATGAGCCACGCCGGAAGTGGTCGAGCCATGGCCGTTGCTGTCATTACGAATGCTGCCGTAATGGTTGCCATTTTCTCCGAGATTGCGAACCGACTTGCCGGCCGGGTCGCTTTTCAGGCCGCCGTTATGGCCCTTGCTGCTGACCCCTCCGGAGTGGCCGCCTGCCTGGCCGCCATGACCCCCGCCGTTACCACCGCCGTTTCCGCCACCATGGCCACCACCGTCCTTTGCATAGGCGGACGTCACAGGGAGCAAAGGCGCCGCTGCCAGCATCAGTACGCAGGTCAGGGTCGTCACGAGATTTTTTTTCTTTAAAAGCATGATCGCTTCCATAGATAAGGAGAGGTTTGCACGAACTAAGACGCAATTGGCTGTCTATAGTTCGGGTGTCATGACGAATGGCACCACGGCTGGATTCATGCAGAGGACTGCAGAGATGACGACTCGTTCGGTTGTAGCTGTTTTAGCAAGCGCCGCGTTTTTATTCGGCTCGACTGCCTTGTATGCGGACCCAGGGAACGGCAAGGGCAATCCCTATGGCAATCAGGGTGGGCACGGCAATAAAGGCAACAAATCCCAGGACTACAAACAGGGCGGGCGGTATGACGGGCCCCAAATCGATGTCGGCGGTGTGCGCGTGATCATTGGCGACAGTCGCGACTACTGGTCACCCGGGCCGGCCCTGCCGCCAGGCATTCAGAAAAACCTGGCCCGAGGCAAACCACTGCCGCCGGGTATTGCGAAAAAACTGGATGGCCGGATGCTAAGCCGGCTGCCGCACTATGACGGCTATGAGTGGCAACAGGCCGGTACTGACTTGATCCTGGTCGCCATTGCGACAGGCATCATCTACGAAGTTCTGCACGACGTCCTGGACTGATTCCGGGCCGGCCCACAAGCAAAGCCCGGTGCAAGACCGGGCTTTTGCCTGGCACCCAGCGTTTCGCATTCGCGCCGATATTCCCCCCAAGCATCCTGTTTGACCCCGTTGGCTCAAATACAGGTAACCGCCTTGGCGGTGATTTTGTCGAGCCTCCTCGTCAGCAACATTCCAGCGCGATCTGATAGTTGAGTGGAGCGTTTCGGAAGTGTCCTAAGGACGTCGATTGGGCGCCGTTCTAAGGTTTCAGCGTTCGCCGTGTGCGCTTTTTTTGGCTGGCACCGACTATCGGGCCGGCTGTGTTTCGCCCCATTGAAAAAGCGCAGGGCGACAGGCAGAAGAGTGGCCTGGGTGGCTGCTCCGGACTGAACCGATCGCATGTTTGCATTCAATTAAAGGAATAAATAATGCCCACTCAAAATGTTGGAAAGTTCTTTGATTTTCGCGCCAGGGTCACTGCTCCCGCGTGGACGATCGATCCTGATCATGGCCTGGATGCGGGTGTTGTTTCTGGGGTTTCACATCGGCGTTCCAGCGGCATGGAGCAGGTGGTCGAGCTGGGCACATCGAGCCTTGATGTGCTTCAGGCGGGTGGCAGTTTTCCGCAGCCGTTCAGCGTCGAGTTGAATGAAGACAGGCTCAAGGGTGCGAAAAAGATCCAGGTCTACTTTGACGGTATCACCAGTGATGGTGTGACCTTGATGAATGACTACGAAGAAGCCGGCTCCGCACGCAATGTTGGCGTTCAGCTGCTGGATAGCGAGAAGAAAGTTCTGCTGCTGGGTCAAGAAGGCCGTGTGGAGTACCCGGCGGTCCCGGGTTTAAGGCTGTCCTTCGCAGCGAGGTTGGTCAGCACCGGCGG harbors:
- a CDS encoding fimbrial protein, with amino-acid sequence MPTQNVGKFFDFRARVTAPAWTIDPDHGLDAGVVSGVSHRRSSGMEQVVELGTSSLDVLQAGGSFPQPFSVELNEDRLKGAKKIQVYFDGITSDGVTLMNDYEEAGSARNVGVQLLDSEKKVLLLGQEGRVEYPAVPGLRLSFAARLVSTGGPVEAGAFSSFAECVILYA
- a CDS encoding lysis system i-spanin subunit Rz, with product MKAPGWLLPALALVLGLALGGWLAWTWQANVYGKALADQADAYSKDREQAAAAVINWQETQQDARRLLEDQLQANDETYYKELRDAQSNQARLRDRLATADLRLSVLLATTTQGDSCGVPATAGAGGLVHGAARAELDPAHAQRIVAITGDGDQGLIALAACQEYVRRVVTAK
- a CDS encoding DUF5329 domain-containing protein, with product MRIFTGEWARWLMAAGIAALAMASNAQAQTTPQAAREIKGLLDFVEHSQCQFVRNGTEYPAPQARQHLEKKLNYLEGKNMVSSAEDFIDLAATKSSMSGKAYEVRCAAGSQPASAWLKAELQRQRQLH
- a CDS encoding GNAT family N-acetyltransferase, with amino-acid sequence MLEKPLSKKSKITFRRISSKTVWDVCQLSNTLSPEQRDMVADNGDSIAEAHFSENAWFRSIYADETLVGFIMLHIGADYDEDIDYPGAMLTRLMIAGPYQGFGFAKAAVQMLINDLKIRGFSELRVGYGQGEGSPEKFYEKFGFKPTGRILGEDEVEAFIKF
- a CDS encoding anti-virulence regulator CigR family protein, which gives rise to MTTRSVVAVLASAAFLFGSTALYADPGNGKGNPYGNQGGHGNKGNKSQDYKQGGRYDGPQIDVGGVRVIIGDSRDYWSPGPALPPGIQKNLARGKPLPPGIAKKLDGRMLSRLPHYDGYEWQQAGTDLILVAIATGIIYEVLHDVLD
- a CDS encoding YceK/YidQ family lipoprotein — its product is MFRKVILVLLINCLSGCAAVAMRMDYDHPCPYKGVRLDWWLVGTSHGKLIPFLLIDAPFSLVVDTVFFPFEYQYSCND
- a CDS encoding glycoside hydrolase family 19 protein, with the protein product MTVTLKQLQQILPSAGTQAGVFVPALNAAMSKYAVVGRLRIAAFIAQIGHESGQLQWVRELGNDQYLSKYDTGTLAARLGNTPEVDGDGQKYRGRGLIQVTGRANYQACSEALFVDSRLLNTPELLENPVYAALSAGWFWQRAGLNSLADKGDFFTITKRINGGTNGLVDREALYERALKVLA